The Elaeis guineensis isolate ETL-2024a chromosome 14, EG11, whole genome shotgun sequence genome has a segment encoding these proteins:
- the LOC105061350 gene encoding UBP1-associated protein 2B, with protein MAKKRKLENKAEPAKDPAPASTTQEPKDEEPFNQEEPISQEEPIEEEEEETINQESPVDDDQTPQIPESSSLNPNPPSSTAAGNGVAGYEGEEDNDPASIQKLLEPFPKDQLIEILRDAAVKHPDVLEEVHRIADIDPAHRKIFVHGLGWDTKAETLIAAFRQYGEIEDCNAVIDKATGKSKGYGFILFKHRSGAWRALKQPQKKIGNRMTACQLASTGPVPPPAPPVSEYTQRKIFVSNVGAELDPQRLLQFFAKFGEIEEGPLGLDKVTGKPKGFCLFVYKTIESAKKALEEPHKNFEGHILHCQKAIDGPKPNKPGFHLQGSSGLHHGAGAVGSHGSHFTRSDNTGFMGGVGSQVPGVGVSGHMVAPSAAGLGFNQTAQPAAAAAAAAAAGLNPALGQALTAILASQGAGLGLTNLLGTLGSAGVGAQAVNQVVPSPIVNSGGHGMQGTYGNQVATVVGNVNPGVMGGYGAQAGMQGGYGNAQMGQGGAGRNQQGLGHMGGVTPYKGH; from the coding sequence ATGGCCAAAAAGCGAAAGCTCGAGAACAAGGCCGAGCCCGCCAAGGACCCCGCCCCCGCATCCACCACCCAAGAACCCAAAGATGAAGAACCATTCAACCAAGAGGAACCCATCAGCCAAGAAGAACCCatcgaagaagaggaagaagaaaccaTCAACCAAGAATCCCCCGTCGACGATGACCAGACGCCCCAGATCCCGGAATCCTCCTCCCTCAACCCTAACCCTCCATCCTCCACTGCCGCCGGTAACGGCGTCGCCGGCTACGAGGGCGAGGAGGATAACGACCCGGCCTCCATCCAGAAGCTCCTCGAACCCTTCCCGAAGGACCAGCTCATTGAGATCCTCCGCGACGCTGCGGTGAAACACCCGGACGTTCTGGAGGAGGTCCACCGGATCGCGGACATCGATCCGGCCCACCGCAAGATCTTCGTCCACGGTCTCGGGTGGGACACCAAGGCCGAGACCCTCATCGCCGCCTTCCGCCAGTACGGCGAGATCGAGGACTGCAACGCCGTCATCGACAAGGCCACCGGCAAGTCCAAGGGCTATGGATTCATCCTCTTCAAGCACCGGAGCGGGGCCTGGCGCGCCCTGAAGCAGCCTCAGAAGAAGATTGGCAACCGGATGACCGCCTGCCAGCTGGCCTCAACGGGCCCTGTGCCACCCCCGGCCCCGCCAGTGTCGGAGTACACGCAGCGCAAGATCTTTGTCAGCAATGTTGGCGCCGAGCTCGATCCCCAGAGGCTGCTGCAGTTCTTTGCGAAGTTCGGGGAGATCGAGGAGGGGCCCTTAGGGTTAGATAAGGTGACCGGGAAGCCGAAGGGATTCTGCCTCTTTGTCTACAAGACGATTGAGAGCGCGAAGAAGGCATTAGAGGAACCCCATAAAAACTTCGAAGGCCATATCTTGCACTGCCAGAAGGCAATCGATGGGCCAAAACCAAACAAGCCGGGGTTCCACCTCCAGGGCTCCAGTGGCTTGCATCATGGTGCCGGCGCTGTTGGATCGCATGGATCCCACTTTACGAGGAGTGATAACACTGGGTTTATGGGTGGGGTGGGGAGTCAAGTGCCTGGAGTAGGGGTTTCTGGGCATATGGTAGCcccttcagccgctggattgggATTCAACCAGACAGCTCAACCGGCAGCTGCGGCCGCTGCAGCGGCAGCAGCAGGGTTGAACCCAGCATTAGGGCAGGCTCTGACTGCAATTCTTGCCAGCCAGGGGGCGGGGCTGGGATTGACAAACCTTTTAGGCACTCTGGGTTCTGCTGGAGTCGGGGCACAAGCAGTGAACCAGGTGGTTCCCAGCCCAATCGTGAACAGTGGGGGGCATGGGATGCAAGGCACTTATGGGAATCAGGTGGCCACTGTTGTGGGGAACGTGAACCCTGGAGTTATGGGAGGATATGGGGCGCAGGCAGGCATGCAGGGTGGGTATGGGAATGCACAGATGGGGCAGGGAGGAGCTGGACGGAACCAGCAGGGTCTTGGGCACATGGGCGGTGTAACACCTTACAAGGGTCATTAG